A single genomic interval of Nitrospirota bacterium harbors:
- the gyrB gene encoding DNA topoisomerase (ATP-hydrolyzing) subunit B: MATKESDETAEKPRQGKPDSYSADQIKVLEGLDAVRKRPAMYIGSTGPDGLHHLVYEVVDNSVDEHMAGFGETIDVTIHIDGSVTVVDNGRGIPTGMHPTQKKSAAEVALTMLHAGGKFEQGAYTVSGGLHGVGISVVNALSEWLELEIWQDSQVFEQRYERGKPTAPLKVTGKTKRRGTMVTFKPDPQIFETTDFSFDVLAQRLRELAFLNKGLAITLKDERKEPVKEQTFRYKGGIVSFVEHLNEAKTPLHKPIYINVEKPDMILEVALQFNDGYAENLFSFANNINTREGGTHLVGFKAALTRTINNYAGAHDLLKKEVESLTGDDVREGLTAVVSVKLRNPQFEGQTKAKLGNSEVKGIVEAAVNEALGTYFEENPTIARKIVGKAIDAARAREAARKAKELIRRKSALDGGSLPGKLADCAEKDPAQSELFIVEGDSAGGSAKQGRDRKFQAILPLKGKILNVEKARFDKMLSSDEIRTLIMALGTGIGRKREDAESEKGKDDKEAFDIAKARYHKIILMTDADVDGSHIRTLLLTFFFRQMPELIERGYIYIAQPPLFKVKKGKTERYLKDEAALNEYLADLAIEDVELYMDSSQAFVTGRRLLPILKKLIAFESLLGRLNKKHHEANILRAFVDEPGLDRDLLKNQAALKKVVASVKKTLALAYPKAAPTIDIVEDEEHQSNKVITRIQTNGMVHSLDVTHELVGSADFRELQKLAPSAIGLGRAPYKLKAKGAETQHPDTSQLVQAILEHGKQGLTIQRYKGLGEMNPEQLWETTMNPETRTLLQVKLEDITGVDEIFTILMGDEVEPRRNFIQEHALEVRNLDV, encoded by the coding sequence ATGGCGACGAAAGAGTCAGACGAGACCGCCGAGAAGCCGCGCCAGGGCAAGCCGGACAGTTACAGCGCCGACCAGATCAAGGTCCTGGAAGGCCTCGACGCCGTCCGCAAGCGGCCCGCGATGTATATCGGCAGCACGGGGCCCGACGGGTTGCATCACCTGGTCTATGAGGTCGTCGACAACAGCGTCGACGAGCACATGGCCGGGTTCGGCGAGACGATCGACGTCACGATCCACATCGACGGCAGCGTGACCGTCGTGGACAACGGGCGCGGCATTCCGACCGGCATGCATCCGACGCAGAAGAAGTCGGCGGCGGAAGTCGCGCTGACGATGCTCCATGCGGGGGGCAAGTTCGAACAGGGGGCCTACACCGTATCCGGCGGCCTGCACGGCGTCGGCATCTCCGTGGTCAACGCCCTCTCCGAGTGGCTGGAGCTCGAAATCTGGCAGGACAGTCAGGTCTTCGAGCAGCGCTACGAGCGCGGCAAGCCGACGGCGCCGTTGAAAGTCACCGGCAAGACGAAACGGCGCGGCACCATGGTCACCTTCAAGCCGGACCCCCAGATCTTCGAAACGACCGACTTCAGCTTCGACGTGCTGGCCCAGCGGCTGCGCGAGCTGGCCTTCCTCAACAAAGGGCTCGCGATCACGCTCAAGGACGAGCGGAAGGAGCCGGTCAAGGAGCAGACCTTCCGGTACAAGGGCGGGATCGTCTCCTTCGTCGAGCACCTCAACGAAGCCAAGACGCCGCTGCACAAGCCCATCTACATCAATGTCGAGAAGCCCGACATGATCCTGGAAGTGGCGCTCCAGTTCAACGACGGGTATGCGGAAAACCTGTTCTCGTTCGCGAACAACATCAACACCCGCGAAGGCGGCACCCACCTGGTCGGATTCAAAGCGGCGCTGACCCGCACCATCAACAACTACGCCGGCGCGCACGACCTGCTGAAAAAGGAAGTCGAATCGCTCACGGGCGACGATGTGCGCGAAGGGTTGACGGCCGTCGTCAGCGTGAAGTTGCGGAACCCGCAGTTCGAAGGCCAGACCAAGGCGAAGCTCGGCAACAGCGAGGTGAAGGGCATCGTGGAGGCGGCAGTCAACGAGGCGTTGGGGACGTATTTCGAGGAAAACCCGACGATCGCCCGCAAGATCGTCGGCAAGGCGATCGACGCGGCCCGGGCGCGCGAGGCGGCCCGCAAAGCGAAAGAGTTGATCCGCCGCAAGAGTGCGCTCGACGGAGGCTCGCTGCCCGGCAAGCTGGCTGACTGCGCGGAGAAGGACCCGGCGCAGAGCGAACTGTTCATCGTCGAGGGCGACTCGGCCGGCGGCTCGGCCAAGCAGGGACGCGACCGCAAGTTCCAGGCCATCCTGCCGCTGAAAGGCAAGATCCTCAACGTCGAGAAAGCCCGATTCGACAAGATGCTCTCGAGTGACGAGATCCGCACCTTGATCATGGCGCTGGGCACCGGCATCGGCCGCAAGCGCGAAGACGCAGAGAGCGAGAAAGGGAAGGACGACAAGGAAGCCTTCGACATCGCGAAAGCCCGATACCACAAGATCATCCTGATGACCGACGCGGACGTGGACGGCAGCCACATCCGCACCCTGCTCCTCACCTTCTTTTTCCGCCAGATGCCGGAATTGATCGAGCGCGGCTACATCTACATCGCGCAGCCGCCGCTGTTCAAGGTGAAGAAAGGCAAGACCGAACGCTATCTGAAGGACGAGGCGGCGTTGAACGAGTATCTGGCCGACCTGGCCATCGAGGATGTCGAACTATACATGGACAGCTCCCAGGCCTTTGTCACCGGCCGCCGGCTGCTGCCGATTTTGAAAAAGCTGATCGCGTTCGAAAGCCTGCTCGGCCGCTTGAACAAGAAGCACCACGAGGCGAATATTCTCCGCGCGTTCGTGGACGAACCCGGACTGGATCGCGATCTGTTGAAGAACCAGGCGGCGCTCAAGAAGGTCGTGGCGAGCGTCAAGAAGACGCTCGCGCTCGCCTATCCCAAAGCCGCGCCCACGATCGACATCGTCGAGGACGAAGAACACCAGTCCAACAAGGTCATCACCCGGATTCAGACCAACGGGATGGTGCACAGCCTGGATGTGACGCACGAACTGGTCGGCTCGGCCGACTTCCGCGAGCTGCAGAAACTCGCGCCCTCCGCGATCGGGCTCGGCCGGGCCCCGTACAAGCTCAAGGCCAAGGGAGCCGAGACGCAGCACCCCGACACGTCGCAGTTGGTTCAGGCGATCCTGGAACACGGGAAACAGGGGTTGACCATCCAACGCTACAAGGGGTTGGGCGAGATGAATCCCGAACAGCTCTGGGAGACGACCATGAACCCGGAGACGCGCACGCTGCTCCAGGTGAAGCTGGAGGACATCACCGGCGTGGACGAAATCTTCACGATTCTGATGGGCGACGAAGTCGAACCGCGGCGGAATTTCATCCAAGAGCACGCGCTCGAAGTGCGCAACTTGGATGTATAA
- the dnaN gene encoding DNA polymerase III subunit beta, whose protein sequence is MKVRIGRDELLIGLQRVQGVVEKRNTMPILSNILLEAKHEGTEIVATDLEIGMRGLYKATVLEPGGVTLSARKLYEIIKELPEGDVEMTSADNNWTTIQAGKSQFKIVGLPSGDYPALPVIEREGLTPLAGAGFLELIRKTLFAAGDNDARYILNGLLVTLAATDKKTVLRLVGTDGHRLAVAEQEVGKPGSKDAPKEIKAIIPKKAAQEIRRLLEEGGDEEPLIGFTKNLMIFRKSGLLLTSRLMEGNYPNYQQVVPKESNRRIAVNRGELESALRRVSVLSRDKANAVRLSFAPGRMTLFSSNPDYGEATEELAARYEGEPLTTGFNARYLLDVFGVMDGETVTLQMETPLSPCLIQEPETPGFKCVVMPVKI, encoded by the coding sequence ATGAAAGTTCGGATCGGGCGTGATGAACTGCTGATCGGCTTACAGCGCGTGCAGGGGGTGGTGGAGAAGCGCAACACCATGCCCATCCTGTCCAATATTCTCCTGGAAGCCAAGCACGAAGGGACGGAGATCGTCGCCACCGACCTGGAGATCGGGATGCGGGGCCTGTACAAAGCGACCGTGCTGGAGCCCGGAGGCGTCACGCTCTCGGCGCGTAAACTCTACGAGATTATCAAGGAGTTGCCGGAAGGCGACGTCGAAATGACCTCCGCCGACAATAACTGGACGACGATCCAGGCCGGCAAGAGCCAGTTCAAGATCGTGGGACTGCCGAGCGGCGACTATCCGGCCCTGCCGGTGATCGAGCGCGAAGGGTTGACGCCGCTGGCCGGCGCGGGCTTCCTGGAGTTGATCCGCAAGACGTTGTTTGCCGCCGGAGACAACGACGCGCGTTACATCTTGAACGGCTTGCTGGTCACGCTGGCCGCGACCGACAAGAAGACCGTGCTCCGGCTGGTCGGGACGGACGGACATCGGCTGGCCGTGGCCGAGCAGGAAGTCGGCAAGCCCGGCAGCAAAGACGCGCCGAAAGAAATCAAGGCCATCATCCCCAAAAAGGCCGCCCAGGAGATACGCCGTCTGCTGGAAGAAGGCGGCGACGAAGAGCCGTTGATCGGGTTCACCAAGAATCTGATGATCTTTCGGAAGAGCGGGCTGCTCCTGACGTCACGGTTGATGGAGGGCAACTACCCCAACTATCAGCAGGTCGTCCCCAAGGAGAGCAACAGGCGCATCGCCGTGAATCGCGGCGAGTTGGAAAGCGCGCTGCGCCGGGTCTCCGTCCTGTCGCGCGACAAAGCCAACGCGGTGAGGCTGTCCTTTGCGCCGGGGAGGATGACGCTGTTTTCGAGCAATCCGGATTACGGCGAAGCGACCGAAGAGTTGGCCGCCCGCTACGAGGGCGAGCCGCTGACCACCGGATTCAACGCGCGCTATCTGCTGGATGTCTTCGGCGTGATGGACGGGGAAACCGTCACCCTCCAGATGGAGACGCCGCTCAGCCCCTGTCTGATCCAGGAGCCGGAGACGCCGGGATTCAAGTGCGTGGTGATGCCGGTTAAGATTTGA
- the dnaA gene encoding chromosomal replication initiator protein DnaA yields MSVQAIWDRVLAFVSEKVPKQVFDTWFAPIRLQGIDDSGAKIAVPNRFFADWLTQHYRDLLTEGLSRANGGGTMDVAFVVDRKAEARAEEGTASPGSGRSQTAARPRRGIQLNPKYTFTSFVVGAGNQFAHAACMAVAEQPAKAYNPLFIYGGVGLGKTHLLNAIGNHVADHTDLRIAYVTTEQFTNEVINSIRYDKMIDLRKRYRNIDMLMIDDIQFLAGKERTQEEFFHTFNALYEARKQIVLSSDRFPKDMPDIEERLRSRFEWGLIADLQPPDVETRIAILRKKSEDEGIVLPEDVIHFLATTMKNNIRELEGSLVRLGAYSSLTGQAITLEMAKNVLRDLIGDKKKIIVLDDIQEAVSARFHVKISDLKSRRRSKTLVHPRQIAMYLCRELTDASFPEIGRHFGGKDHTTIIHACKQIAKAREADSALNTTLESLKEQILRG; encoded by the coding sequence ATGAGTGTCCAGGCCATTTGGGATCGGGTGTTGGCTTTTGTTTCGGAAAAGGTTCCGAAGCAGGTTTTCGATACATGGTTCGCGCCGATTCGTCTGCAGGGTATCGACGACTCTGGCGCGAAGATCGCTGTGCCGAACCGGTTCTTCGCGGACTGGCTGACTCAGCATTACCGCGATCTCTTGACGGAAGGGCTGTCCCGAGCGAACGGAGGAGGGACCATGGATGTCGCGTTTGTGGTGGACAGAAAGGCGGAGGCTCGGGCGGAGGAGGGAACAGCGTCGCCCGGCAGCGGGCGATCGCAGACGGCCGCTCGGCCCAGGCGGGGGATTCAATTGAATCCCAAGTACACGTTTACCAGCTTCGTCGTCGGCGCAGGAAATCAGTTCGCCCATGCCGCCTGTATGGCCGTGGCCGAGCAGCCCGCGAAGGCGTACAACCCGCTCTTTATCTACGGAGGCGTGGGGCTCGGGAAAACCCATCTCTTGAACGCGATCGGGAATCACGTCGCGGACCACACGGACCTCCGGATCGCCTATGTGACGACGGAGCAGTTCACTAATGAGGTCATCAACTCGATCCGGTACGACAAGATGATCGACCTCCGGAAGCGATATCGGAACATCGACATGTTGATGATCGACGATATTCAGTTCCTGGCCGGGAAAGAGCGCACGCAGGAGGAGTTCTTCCACACCTTCAATGCGCTCTACGAGGCGAGGAAACAGATCGTGCTGTCGAGCGACCGGTTCCCGAAGGACATGCCGGACATCGAAGAGAGGCTCCGGTCCCGGTTCGAGTGGGGGCTGATCGCGGATCTGCAGCCGCCGGACGTGGAGACGCGGATCGCCATTCTGCGCAAGAAGTCCGAAGACGAGGGCATCGTCCTGCCGGAAGACGTCATCCACTTCCTGGCCACCACGATGAAGAACAACATCCGCGAACTGGAAGGCTCGCTGGTCCGGCTGGGCGCGTACTCGTCGCTGACGGGGCAGGCCATTACGCTGGAGATGGCGAAGAACGTCCTGCGGGACCTGATCGGCGACAAGAAGAAGATCATCGTGCTGGACGACATACAGGAAGCCGTGAGCGCCCGGTTCCACGTCAAGATCAGCGATCTCAAGTCGCGGCGACGCAGTAAGACGCTCGTGCATCCGAGACAGATCGCGATGTACCTCTGCCGGGAATTGACGGACGCTTCGTTCCCGGAGATCGGCCGCCACTTCGGCGGCAAAGACCACACGACGATCATCCACGCATGCAAGCAGATCGCCAAGGCGCGGGAGGCCGACAGCGCGCTCAACACCACATTGGAAAGTCTGAAAGAGCAGATCCTGCGGGGGTAA